Within Bdellovibrionales bacterium, the genomic segment TTACCAGAAAGATTCCGCCGACGGGTTCCAACAGCTATGAAGGCTCTGCTAGAAATTGAAAATGAGATGGATCGGGCTTTTCAGACCTCATCCCTTTGGCCGGAAGAGGTTGGTTCCTTCGACTTCTCTCCAGCCTGCGATTTTAAGGACACTGGCAAGGAGTATGTCATTAATTTTGATATCCCAGGCGTAAAAAGGGAAGATGTGAAAATTGAAATGGAAAACAGTAGACTTACCGTGAGCGGAGAGAGAAGTGTTCGCCGAGACGAGAAGGACGCAAGATATCTATTGTCTGAGTCTTGTTCTGGGTATTTCATGCGCTCATTTAGTTTGCCGAACCTGGTGGATGAGGGCCGAGTCGATGCCCAATATGCCGATGGCGTTTTAACTATCACAGTTCCTAAGATAGAGGCATCGAAGGCCAAACAAATCAAGATTCACTGATGGACTCCCCCCTTGACCTCTAAGTCTCAGTGCCTGCCACAGGACTAGAGAAGAAAAGAACGGGAGAGGAAATCAAAAGAGAAGAATTAAAAAAGCGGCGAAGCTTGAGGGTTAGGTTGAGGGTCAGCTCCGCCGCGGATAGATCAGGTCGCAAGTCACAGTGTTTAAATAAAGAAAGTGGACACAATTCAAGCGCGCAGCTTTCGAGCAAATTTGCTAAACTATAAACTAAAGGGCAAGTTGTTCGTTGTGCTGGTGAAGGTCCAAACCAAGTTTCTCTCCATCGACGGAGACTTCAAGATTCTCAATTAACCGAACCAATTTCAGTCCAATCCAGGTCATCACCAATACAAAAGCCACCACAACAAACAAGGC encodes:
- a CDS encoding Hsp20/alpha crystallin family protein; amino-acid sequence: MKNPLATLPERFRRRVPTAMKALLEIENEMDRAFQTSSLWPEEVGSFDFSPACDFKDTGKEYVINFDIPGVKREDVKIEMENSRLTVSGERSVRRDEKDARYLLSESCSGYFMRSFSLPNLVDEGRVDAQYADGVLTITVPKIEASKAKQIKIH